In a single window of the Notamacropus eugenii isolate mMacEug1 chromosome 4, mMacEug1.pri_v2, whole genome shotgun sequence genome:
- the PISD gene encoding phosphatidylserine decarboxylase proenzyme, mitochondrial isoform X1 → MVRYSKALCNPPPPCYNLHKVQIHVRRPRAGKYSSWAGEQQPPRLEGPSPLGSDGGTASRRARFRLQFPQLALRRRLGQLSCMSRPALKLRSWPLTILYYLLPFGALKPLSRVGWRPVSRVALYKSVPTRLLSRAWGRLNQVELPTWLRKPVYSLYIWTFGVNMKEAAVEDLDHYRNLSEFFSRKLKPQARPVCGLHSVISPSDGKILNFGQVQNCEVEQVKGVTYSLESFLGPRDTTDDPPFSRSRNINGGSNGNSGGQASAATAHNSFQNQLVTKEGNELYHCVIYLAPGDYHCFHSPTDWRVAHRRHFPGSLMSVNPGVARWIKELFCHNERVVLSGDWKHGFFSLTAVGATNVGSIRIYFDRDLHTNSPRYSKGSYNDFSFITHSNKEGIPMRKGEHLGEFNLGSTIVLIFEAPKDFNFHLKPGQKIRFGEALGSL, encoded by the exons ATGGTGAGATACTCTAAAGCTTTATGTAACCCTCCTCCCCCTTGCTACAACCTCCACAAAGTTCAGATTCATGTCCGGAGGCCGCGCGCGGGAAAGTACAGCAGCTGGGCTGGGGAGCAGCAGCCCCCACGGCTGGAGGGGCCCAGCCCGCTGGGCTCGGACGGGGGCACAGCCAGTAGGAGAGCCCGGTTCAG GTTGCAGTTCCCCCAGCTGGCCCTGAGGCGAAGGTTGGGCCAGCTCAGCTGCATGTCTAGGCCTGCTCTGAAACTCCGCTCCTGGCCTCTCACAATCCTCTATTACCTTCTGCCTTTCGGTGCCCTTAAGCCTCTGAGCAGAGTAGGATGGAGGCCCGTGAGCAGG GTCGCGCTGTACAAGTCTGTACCCACGCGGCTGCTGTCCCGGGCCTGGGGACGGCTGAACCAGGTGGAGCTGCCCACCTGGCTCCGAAAGCCTGTGTACAGCCTCTACATCTGGACATTCGGGGTGAACATGAAGGAGGCTGCCGTGGAGGACCTTGACCACTACAGGAACCTAAGCGAGTTCTTCAGCCGTAAGCTGAAGCCACAGGCCCGGCCTGTGTGCGGCCTGCACAGTGTG ATAAGCCCGTCAGATGGGAAGATTCTCAACTTTGGCCAGGTGCAGAACTGCGAGGTGGAGCAGGTGAAGGGGGTCACCTACTCCCTGGAGTCCTTTCTGGGCCCGCGCGACACCACTGACGACCCACCCTTCAGCAGGAGCAGGAACATCAATGGCGGCAGTAATGGCAACAGTGGCGGCCAGG CCTCTGCAGCCACAGCTCACAACTCTTTCCAGAACCAGCTGGTCACCAAGGAGGGGAATGAGCTCTACCACTGTGTCATCTACCTGGCCCCTGGGGACTACCACTGCTTCCACTCCCCCACAGACTGGAGAGTAGCCCACAGGCGACATTTCCCAG GCTCCCTGATGTCAGTGAATCCTGGTGTGGCCCGCTGGATTAAGGAGCTCTTCTGCCATAATGAGAGGGTTGTCTTAAGTGGCGACTGGAAGCATGGCTTCTTCTCCCTCACAGCTGTGGGCGCCACCAATGTGGGCTCCATCCGCATCTACTTTGATCGT gaCCTGCACACAAACAGCCCCAGGTACAGCAAGGGCTCCTACAATGACTTCAGCTTCATTACGCACAGCAACAAGGAGGGCATCCCCATGAGGAAGGGTGAGCACCTTGGGGAGTTCAACCTTGGCTCCACCATCGTCCTCATCTTTGAGGCTCCCAAAGACTTCAATTTTCATCTGAAGCCAGGGCAGAAAATTCGATTTGGGGAAGCCCTGGGCTCCCTCTAG
- the PISD gene encoding phosphatidylserine decarboxylase proenzyme, mitochondrial isoform X7 — MSRPALKLRSWPLTILYYLLPFGALKPLSRVGWRPVSRVALYKSVPTRLLSRAWGRLNQVELPTWLRKPVYSLYIWTFGVNMKEAAVEDLDHYRNLSEFFSRKLKPQARPVCGLHSVISPSDGKILNFGQVQNCEVEQVKGVTYSLESFLGPRDTTDDPPFSRSRNINGGSNGNSGGQASAATAHNSFQNQLVTKEGNELYHCVIYLAPGDYHCFHSPTDWRVAHRRHFPGSLMSVNPGVARWIKELFCHNERVVLSGDWKHGFFSLTAVGATNVGSIRIYFDRDLHTNSPRYSKGSYNDFSFITHSNKEGIPMRKGEHLGEFNLGSTIVLIFEAPKDFNFHLKPGQKIRFGEALGSL, encoded by the exons ATGTCTAGGCCTGCTCTGAAACTCCGCTCCTGGCCTCTCACAATCCTCTATTACCTTCTGCCTTTCGGTGCCCTTAAGCCTCTGAGCAGAGTAGGATGGAGGCCCGTGAGCAGG GTCGCGCTGTACAAGTCTGTACCCACGCGGCTGCTGTCCCGGGCCTGGGGACGGCTGAACCAGGTGGAGCTGCCCACCTGGCTCCGAAAGCCTGTGTACAGCCTCTACATCTGGACATTCGGGGTGAACATGAAGGAGGCTGCCGTGGAGGACCTTGACCACTACAGGAACCTAAGCGAGTTCTTCAGCCGTAAGCTGAAGCCACAGGCCCGGCCTGTGTGCGGCCTGCACAGTGTG ATAAGCCCGTCAGATGGGAAGATTCTCAACTTTGGCCAGGTGCAGAACTGCGAGGTGGAGCAGGTGAAGGGGGTCACCTACTCCCTGGAGTCCTTTCTGGGCCCGCGCGACACCACTGACGACCCACCCTTCAGCAGGAGCAGGAACATCAATGGCGGCAGTAATGGCAACAGTGGCGGCCAGG CCTCTGCAGCCACAGCTCACAACTCTTTCCAGAACCAGCTGGTCACCAAGGAGGGGAATGAGCTCTACCACTGTGTCATCTACCTGGCCCCTGGGGACTACCACTGCTTCCACTCCCCCACAGACTGGAGAGTAGCCCACAGGCGACATTTCCCAG GCTCCCTGATGTCAGTGAATCCTGGTGTGGCCCGCTGGATTAAGGAGCTCTTCTGCCATAATGAGAGGGTTGTCTTAAGTGGCGACTGGAAGCATGGCTTCTTCTCCCTCACAGCTGTGGGCGCCACCAATGTGGGCTCCATCCGCATCTACTTTGATCGT gaCCTGCACACAAACAGCCCCAGGTACAGCAAGGGCTCCTACAATGACTTCAGCTTCATTACGCACAGCAACAAGGAGGGCATCCCCATGAGGAAGGGTGAGCACCTTGGGGAGTTCAACCTTGGCTCCACCATCGTCCTCATCTTTGAGGCTCCCAAAGACTTCAATTTTCATCTGAAGCCAGGGCAGAAAATTCGATTTGGGGAAGCCCTGGGCTCCCTCTAG
- the PISD gene encoding phosphatidylserine decarboxylase proenzyme, mitochondrial isoform X6, with amino-acid sequence MMCQSNTLQGADLHKGKWLQFPQLALRRRLGQLSCMSRPALKLRSWPLTILYYLLPFGALKPLSRVGWRPVSRVALYKSVPTRLLSRAWGRLNQVELPTWLRKPVYSLYIWTFGVNMKEAAVEDLDHYRNLSEFFSRKLKPQARPVCGLHSVISPSDGKILNFGQVQNCEVEQVKGVTYSLESFLGPRDTTDDPPFSRSRNINGGSNGNSGGQASAATAHNSFQNQLVTKEGNELYHCVIYLAPGDYHCFHSPTDWRVAHRRHFPGSLMSVNPGVARWIKELFCHNERVVLSGDWKHGFFSLTAVGATNVGSIRIYFDRDLHTNSPRYSKGSYNDFSFITHSNKEGIPMRKGEHLGEFNLGSTIVLIFEAPKDFNFHLKPGQKIRFGEALGSL; translated from the exons ATGATGTGTCAGTCAAACACCTTGCAAGGAGCAGACCTTCACAAGGGGAAATG GTTGCAGTTCCCCCAGCTGGCCCTGAGGCGAAGGTTGGGCCAGCTCAGCTGCATGTCTAGGCCTGCTCTGAAACTCCGCTCCTGGCCTCTCACAATCCTCTATTACCTTCTGCCTTTCGGTGCCCTTAAGCCTCTGAGCAGAGTAGGATGGAGGCCCGTGAGCAGG GTCGCGCTGTACAAGTCTGTACCCACGCGGCTGCTGTCCCGGGCCTGGGGACGGCTGAACCAGGTGGAGCTGCCCACCTGGCTCCGAAAGCCTGTGTACAGCCTCTACATCTGGACATTCGGGGTGAACATGAAGGAGGCTGCCGTGGAGGACCTTGACCACTACAGGAACCTAAGCGAGTTCTTCAGCCGTAAGCTGAAGCCACAGGCCCGGCCTGTGTGCGGCCTGCACAGTGTG ATAAGCCCGTCAGATGGGAAGATTCTCAACTTTGGCCAGGTGCAGAACTGCGAGGTGGAGCAGGTGAAGGGGGTCACCTACTCCCTGGAGTCCTTTCTGGGCCCGCGCGACACCACTGACGACCCACCCTTCAGCAGGAGCAGGAACATCAATGGCGGCAGTAATGGCAACAGTGGCGGCCAGG CCTCTGCAGCCACAGCTCACAACTCTTTCCAGAACCAGCTGGTCACCAAGGAGGGGAATGAGCTCTACCACTGTGTCATCTACCTGGCCCCTGGGGACTACCACTGCTTCCACTCCCCCACAGACTGGAGAGTAGCCCACAGGCGACATTTCCCAG GCTCCCTGATGTCAGTGAATCCTGGTGTGGCCCGCTGGATTAAGGAGCTCTTCTGCCATAATGAGAGGGTTGTCTTAAGTGGCGACTGGAAGCATGGCTTCTTCTCCCTCACAGCTGTGGGCGCCACCAATGTGGGCTCCATCCGCATCTACTTTGATCGT gaCCTGCACACAAACAGCCCCAGGTACAGCAAGGGCTCCTACAATGACTTCAGCTTCATTACGCACAGCAACAAGGAGGGCATCCCCATGAGGAAGGGTGAGCACCTTGGGGAGTTCAACCTTGGCTCCACCATCGTCCTCATCTTTGAGGCTCCCAAAGACTTCAATTTTCATCTGAAGCCAGGGCAGAAAATTCGATTTGGGGAAGCCCTGGGCTCCCTCTAG